In Sphingomonas sp. R1, a single genomic region encodes these proteins:
- a CDS encoding DNA gyrase inhibitor YacG, with translation MPRDACPICGKPTAQDFKPFCSRGCKDRDLLQWLGEGYRVPGEPAQTNVQSGLDSHEFPD, from the coding sequence ATGCCCCGCGACGCCTGCCCGATCTGCGGCAAGCCCACCGCCCAGGACTTCAAGCCCTTCTGCAGCCGCGGCTGCAAGGATCGCGACCTGCTGCAATGGCTGGGCGAGGGCTACCGCGTGCCCGGCGAGCCGGCGCAAACAAATGTGCAATCGGGGCTGGACAGCCACGAATTCCCCGACTAA
- a CDS encoding ribonuclease codes for MAEWLYEAGIGENRAALVARGTIWQARIELAGTRPQVGAICAARLADKSTGKVTLDQGGEALCDPLPKGITQGAALKVKIVREAIPEPGRAKLPKAVPAPPEAPLGDGPDLLARITASDHPVRMLRPHEADALEEAGWSELLDEAYTGEIAFPGGALRMSPTPAMTLFDVDGAGPLEPLSIAAAHAVARAIERFGIGGSIGIDFPTLSSKGARNAVAEAIDAALPQPFERTAVNGFGFLQIVRRRTRPSLPELLHADPVGAATRAELRRLERLPPPVPATHMVDARIARRLAREPDWTETLARRMGGTVQFVTPKE; via the coding sequence TTGGCTGAGTGGCTGTACGAGGCGGGGATCGGCGAGAACCGCGCCGCCCTCGTCGCGCGCGGCACCATCTGGCAGGCACGGATCGAGCTGGCGGGCACCCGCCCCCAGGTCGGCGCGATCTGCGCGGCACGGCTCGCCGACAAGTCCACCGGCAAGGTAACGCTCGACCAAGGCGGCGAGGCGCTGTGCGATCCCCTTCCCAAGGGCATCACCCAGGGCGCGGCGCTCAAGGTGAAGATCGTCCGCGAGGCGATCCCCGAACCCGGCCGCGCCAAGCTCCCCAAGGCCGTCCCCGCGCCCCCTGAGGCCCCCTTGGGCGACGGCCCGGACCTGCTCGCCCGCATCACTGCCAGCGACCACCCCGTCCGGATGCTCCGCCCCCACGAGGCCGATGCACTCGAAGAGGCCGGCTGGTCCGAGCTGCTCGACGAAGCCTATACCGGCGAGATCGCCTTCCCCGGCGGCGCGCTGCGCATGTCCCCCACCCCGGCCATGACCTTGTTCGACGTCGACGGCGCGGGCCCGCTGGAGCCGCTGTCGATCGCCGCCGCCCACGCCGTCGCCCGCGCCATCGAGCGGTTCGGCATCGGCGGCTCGATCGGCATCGACTTCCCCACGCTCAGCAGCAAGGGCGCGCGCAATGCGGTCGCCGAGGCGATCGACGCCGCGCTGCCCCAGCCCTTCGAGCGCACGGCGGTCAACGGCTTCGGCTTCCTCCAGATCGTCCGCCGCCGCACCCGCCCGTCGCTGCCAGAGCTGCTCCACGCCGATCCCGTCGGCGCCGCCACCCGCGCCGAGCTTCGCCGGCTGGAACGCCTTCCCCCGCCGGTGCCGGCCACCCATATGGTGGATGCCCGAATCGCCCGCCGCCTGGCGCGCGAGCCCGACTGGACCGAGACGCTCGCCCGCCGCATGGGCGGCACGGTCCAGTTCGTGACCCCCAAGGAGTGA
- a CDS encoding Maf family protein: MRLVLASTSPRRLDLLTRIGAAPDRVAAPDVDEDVRAGELPRPYVLRVATAKAHAVTRAPDEIVLAGDTTIAVGRRILGKPENESDLRRMLALLSGRRHHCLSAICVIGPDGKARTRVSDTVVAFKRLSDADIDWYVASGEGMGKAGGYAIQGKAEAFVRFLSGSHSGVVGLPVFEARALLAGAGYPLG; the protein is encoded by the coding sequence ATGCGGCTCGTGCTCGCTTCCACTTCGCCGCGACGGCTCGATCTGCTCACCCGGATCGGCGCCGCGCCCGATCGCGTCGCTGCTCCGGACGTGGACGAGGATGTCCGCGCCGGCGAGCTGCCGCGACCCTATGTGCTGCGCGTCGCCACCGCCAAGGCGCATGCGGTGACGCGTGCGCCGGACGAGATCGTCCTCGCCGGCGACACCACCATCGCCGTCGGCCGCCGCATCCTCGGCAAGCCCGAAAACGAATCCGATCTGCGCCGCATGCTGGCGTTGCTCTCCGGCCGCCGCCACCACTGCCTCTCGGCCATTTGCGTGATCGGACCCGACGGCAAGGCCCGCACCCGCGTCTCCGACACCGTGGTCGCGTTCAAGCGCCTCAGCGACGCCGATATCGACTGGTACGTCGCCAGCGGCGAAGGCATGGGCAAGGCGGGTGGCTATGCCATCCAGGGCAAGGCCGAGGCGTTCGTGCGCTTCCTCTCCGGCAGCCATTCGGGCGTGGTCGGCCTGCCGGTGTTCGAGGCCCGCGCGCTGCTGGCCGGCGCCGGCTATCCCCTTGGCTGA
- the infA gene encoding translation initiation factor IF-1, whose translation MAKEELLEMRGQVVELLPNAMFRVRLENDHEILGHTAGKMRKNRIRVLVGDEVLVELTPYDLTKGRITYRFK comes from the coding sequence TTGGCCAAAGAAGAACTGCTTGAAATGCGTGGACAGGTTGTGGAGCTTCTCCCCAACGCCATGTTCCGCGTCCGGCTCGAGAACGACCATGAGATTCTCGGCCACACCGCCGGCAAGATGCGCAAGAACCGCATCCGCGTGCTGGTGGGCGACGAGGTGCTCGTCGAGCTGACGCCCTACGACCTGACCAAGGGCCGCATCACCTATCGCTTCAAGTAA
- a CDS encoding sodium-translocating pyrophosphatase, with product MTIVYFAIVCGLIAVAYGFITSQQVLRAPAGNAKMQDIAAAIQEGAKAYLTRQYTAIAVVGVVVGIVLFLTLGAIPTVGFLIGAILSGVAGFVGMNISVRANVRTAEAARSSLQGGLTLAFRSGAITGMLVAGLGLLSIAVLFWYLVDVAQHAPGDRIVVLTLSTLAFGASLISIFARLGGGIFTKAADVGADLVGKVEAGIPEDDPRNPAVIADNVGDNVGDCAGMAADLFETYVVTLGLTMVTIALLLRGVDAALLTRLMALPLLVGGVCILTSIIGTYMVRLGANQSIMGALYKGFWTTVILAVPAIYGVTHYVLGGRMQESIASLGEPSALLDGSTLSADAVAAAAAMPTVTGMGLFWCMMIGLAVTGLLVWITEYYTGTNFRPVKSIAKASVTGHGTNVIQGLAISLESTALPTLVIVVAVIATYQIAGILGVAFAATSLLALAGMVVALDAYGPVTDNAGGIAEMAGLPDEVRHKTDALDAVGNTTKAVTKGYAIGSAALAALVLFGAYTTDLDHYRDALGLTGPVNFSLSNPYIIVGLLLGALLPYLFGAFGMTAVGRAAGSVVEDVRAQFRDNPGIMAGTSRPNYARTVDIVTKAAIREMIVPSLLPVLSPILVYFLIAAVAGKEQGFATVGAMLLGVIVSGLFVAISMTSGGGAWDNAKKYIEDGNYGGKGSDAHKAAVTGDTVGDPYKDTAGPAVNPMIKITNIVALLLLAALAAGGTH from the coding sequence ATGACGATCGTCTATTTCGCCATCGTCTGCGGCCTGATCGCCGTGGCCTATGGCTTCATCACCAGTCAGCAGGTGCTGCGCGCACCGGCCGGCAACGCCAAGATGCAGGATATCGCCGCCGCGATCCAGGAAGGCGCCAAGGCCTATCTGACGCGGCAATATACCGCCATCGCCGTCGTCGGCGTTGTGGTCGGCATCGTGCTGTTCCTGACCCTGGGGGCGATCCCCACCGTCGGATTCCTGATCGGTGCGATCCTGTCCGGCGTCGCCGGCTTTGTCGGCATGAACATCTCGGTCCGCGCCAACGTCCGCACCGCCGAGGCGGCGCGCAGCAGCCTGCAGGGCGGGCTCACCCTCGCCTTCCGCTCCGGCGCGATCACCGGCATGCTGGTGGCGGGCTTGGGCCTGCTCTCGATCGCGGTGCTGTTCTGGTATCTGGTGGACGTGGCGCAGCATGCGCCGGGCGATCGCATCGTCGTGCTCACCCTTTCCACCCTCGCCTTCGGCGCCTCGCTGATCTCGATCTTCGCGCGGCTCGGCGGCGGCATCTTCACCAAGGCGGCGGATGTCGGCGCCGATCTGGTCGGCAAGGTGGAAGCCGGCATCCCGGAGGACGATCCCCGCAACCCTGCGGTCATCGCCGACAATGTCGGCGATAACGTGGGCGACTGCGCCGGCATGGCCGCCGATCTGTTCGAGACCTATGTCGTGACGCTCGGCCTCACCATGGTGACGATCGCGCTGCTGCTGCGCGGCGTCGATGCGGCGCTGCTCACCCGGCTGATGGCGCTGCCGCTGCTCGTCGGTGGCGTCTGCATCCTCACCTCGATCATCGGCACTTACATGGTGCGCCTGGGCGCCAACCAGTCGATCATGGGCGCGCTCTACAAGGGCTTCTGGACCACCGTGATCCTTGCGGTGCCCGCCATCTACGGCGTCACGCATTATGTGCTGGGCGGCCGGATGCAGGAGTCGATCGCATCGCTCGGCGAGCCCTCGGCGCTGCTCGACGGCAGCACGCTGTCGGCCGATGCCGTGGCCGCCGCGGCGGCGATGCCGACCGTCACCGGCATGGGCCTGTTCTGGTGCATGATGATCGGCCTGGCCGTCACCGGCCTGCTGGTTTGGATCACCGAATATTATACCGGCACCAATTTCCGCCCGGTGAAATCCATTGCCAAGGCCTCGGTGACCGGCCATGGCACCAACGTCATCCAAGGCCTCGCGATCAGCCTCGAATCCACCGCGCTGCCTACGCTGGTGATCGTCGTCGCGGTCATCGCGACCTATCAGATCGCGGGCATTCTGGGCGTGGCCTTCGCGGCCACCTCGCTGCTGGCGTTGGCCGGCATGGTGGTCGCGCTCGATGCCTATGGTCCGGTGACCGATAATGCGGGCGGCATCGCCGAGATGGCCGGCCTGCCCGACGAGGTTCGCCACAAGACCGACGCGCTGGACGCGGTGGGCAACACCACCAAGGCGGTGACCAAGGGCTATGCGATCGGCTCGGCCGCACTCGCCGCGCTGGTGCTGTTCGGCGCCTACACCACCGATCTCGACCATTATCGCGACGCGCTGGGGCTGACCGGGCCAGTCAACTTCTCGCTCTCCAACCCGTACATCATCGTGGGTCTCTTGCTCGGCGCATTGCTGCCCTATCTGTTCGGCGCGTTCGGCATGACCGCGGTCGGCCGCGCCGCCGGGTCGGTGGTGGAGGACGTTCGCGCCCAGTTCCGCGACAATCCGGGTATCATGGCGGGGACCAGCCGGCCCAATTACGCCCGCACGGTGGACATCGTCACCAAGGCGGCGATCCGCGAGATGATCGTGCCCTCGCTGCTGCCGGTGCTGAGCCCGATCCTCGTCTATTTCCTGATCGCCGCGGTGGCGGGCAAGGAACAGGGCTTCGCCACGGTGGGCGCGATGCTGCTCGGGGTGATCGTCTCGGGCCTGTTCGTCGCCATCTCGATGACCAGCGGCGGCGGCGCCTGGGACAATGCCAAGAAATATATCGAGGACGGCAATTACGGCGGCAAGGGCAGCGATGCCCACAAGGCTGCGGTGACCGGCGACACGGTCGGCGATCCCTACAAGGACACGGCAGGCCCGGCGGTGAACCCGATGATCAAGATCACCAACATCGTGGCACTGTTGCTGCTCGCAGCGCTGGCCGCCGGCGGCACACACTAA
- a CDS encoding DUF1440 domain-containing protein — MASNPRPLIGLLAGVTAGLVASAAMAAFQNQASKLVPKEDQSKDDPATVKAADMVVEAATGDKVPEPYREASGQAVHYIVGGVLGGIYGLITEYRPEAASGFGGAYGVVTSALLDEGAVPALGLGSGPSETPASIHAYGAASHLVYGMVLEGVRRIIAGAR, encoded by the coding sequence ATGGCATCGAATCCCCGTCCCCTGATCGGTCTCCTCGCAGGCGTCACCGCCGGGCTGGTCGCCTCGGCCGCGATGGCCGCTTTCCAGAACCAGGCAAGCAAGCTCGTTCCCAAGGAAGACCAGAGCAAGGACGATCCCGCGACGGTGAAGGCCGCCGACATGGTGGTCGAGGCGGCAACCGGCGATAAGGTGCCGGAGCCGTACCGCGAGGCGTCGGGCCAGGCGGTGCATTACATTGTCGGCGGCGTACTGGGCGGGATCTACGGGCTGATCACCGAATATCGCCCCGAAGCCGCGTCGGGCTTTGGCGGGGCATACGGCGTGGTGACCTCCGCGCTGCTCGACGAAGGCGCGGTACCGGCGCTGGGCCTGGGCAGCGGGCCAAGCGAGACGCCGGCCTCGATCCATGCATATGGCGCGGCATCGCATCTGGTGTACGGCATGGTCCTGGAAGGCGTGCGGCGGATCATCGCGGGCGCGCGCTGA
- a CDS encoding TraB/GumN family protein, whose product MSAVKFKSLFATAAAPLALLFSPLAFGQAAPAAAPAAVQSRPADPALWVVKDADTTIYLFGTVHVLKPGLSWFDSAVKTAFDKSDTLVLELVEPDPATMQGLLVKMALAPAGSKPIAEQLPADKRDAYLKAMADIGVPPAAFDALQPWVAGITLSVAGLPKLGYDPNSGAEKVLTAAAKDSAKPVIGLETAEQQLGYFASMPNPLQIAFLASAVEDYPKLGSELGKMIDQWAAGDPEALGATMNEGMRDTPELAKILLADRNARWAKWIEERLQKPGTVFLAVGAGHLAGADSVQAFLARDRVKADRIRY is encoded by the coding sequence ATGTCCGCCGTGAAGTTCAAATCGCTGTTCGCCACCGCTGCCGCGCCGCTGGCGCTGCTGTTCAGCCCGCTCGCCTTCGGCCAGGCGGCACCCGCCGCCGCGCCGGCAGCCGTGCAGAGCCGCCCGGCCGATCCGGCGCTGTGGGTGGTCAAGGATGCCGATACCACCATCTATCTGTTCGGCACCGTCCACGTCCTGAAGCCGGGCCTCAGCTGGTTCGATTCGGCGGTGAAGACCGCCTTCGACAAGAGCGACACGCTGGTGCTGGAGCTGGTCGAACCCGATCCTGCGACGATGCAGGGCCTGCTGGTCAAGATGGCGCTGGCGCCCGCGGGATCGAAGCCGATCGCCGAGCAGCTCCCGGCCGACAAGCGCGACGCCTATCTGAAGGCGATGGCCGATATCGGCGTGCCGCCGGCAGCCTTCGATGCGCTCCAGCCCTGGGTGGCGGGCATCACCCTCAGCGTCGCCGGCCTGCCCAAGCTCGGCTATGATCCCAACAGCGGCGCGGAGAAGGTGCTGACCGCCGCCGCCAAGGATTCGGCCAAGCCGGTGATCGGGCTGGAGACCGCCGAACAGCAGCTCGGCTATTTCGCCAGCATGCCCAATCCGCTGCAGATCGCGTTCCTCGCCTCGGCCGTGGAGGACTATCCGAAGCTCGGCAGCGAGCTCGGCAAGATGATCGACCAATGGGCAGCCGGCGACCCCGAGGCGCTGGGCGCCACGATGAACGAAGGCATGCGCGATACGCCCGAGCTGGCCAAGATCCTGCTGGCCGATCGCAATGCGCGCTGGGCGAAATGGATCGAGGAACGGCTCCAAAAGCCGGGAACGGTGTTCTTGGCAGTAGGCGCCGGCCATCTGGCGGGTGCCGACAGTGTCCAGGCGTTCCTCGCCAGGGATAGGGTGAAGGCGGACCGCATCCGCTACTGA
- the fghA gene encoding S-formylglutathione hydrolase encodes MSLETVSTNKAFGGVQGVYRHDSTATGTPMTFSVFVPPHAEGATLPVLWYLSGLTCTHANVTEKGEYRRACAEAGVIFVAPDTSPRGEDVIDVPDYDFGKGAGFYVDATQAPWAEHFHMRTYIEEELPALIAAHFPMADMHAQGITGHSMGGHGALTIALRNPGRFRSVSAFAPIVAPSQVPWGQKALGGYLGEDAAAWRAQDAVALIEDGARVSELLVDQGDADAFLAEQLRPQLLAGACAAAGIPLTLRLQPGYDHSYYFVSTFLAEHIAWHAARLKA; translated from the coding sequence ATGAGCCTCGAGACGGTTTCCACGAACAAGGCCTTTGGCGGCGTGCAGGGCGTGTATCGCCATGACTCCACCGCCACGGGCACGCCGATGACCTTCTCGGTCTTCGTGCCCCCGCATGCGGAAGGTGCCACGCTGCCGGTACTCTGGTATCTGTCGGGGCTTACCTGCACCCATGCCAATGTGACCGAAAAGGGCGAGTATCGCCGCGCCTGTGCCGAGGCGGGAGTGATCTTCGTGGCGCCGGACACCTCTCCGCGCGGCGAGGACGTGATCGACGTACCGGACTATGACTTCGGCAAGGGCGCCGGCTTCTATGTCGATGCCACCCAGGCGCCCTGGGCCGAGCATTTCCACATGCGGACCTATATCGAGGAGGAGTTGCCCGCACTGATCGCCGCGCACTTCCCGATGGCGGACATGCATGCCCAGGGGATCACCGGCCACTCGATGGGCGGTCACGGCGCGCTGACGATCGCGCTGCGCAACCCAGGGCGCTTCCGCAGCGTCTCCGCCTTCGCGCCGATCGTCGCGCCGAGCCAGGTGCCCTGGGGCCAGAAGGCGCTGGGCGGCTATCTCGGCGAGGATGCCGCGGCGTGGCGCGCGCAGGATGCCGTGGCGTTGATCGAGGACGGCGCCCGCGTGTCGGAACTGCTGGTCGACCAGGGCGACGCCGACGCGTTCCTCGCCGAGCAGCTCCGCCCGCAGCTGCTGGCGGGTGCCTGTGCGGCCGCCGGCATCCCCCTCACGCTGCGGCTGCAGCCCGGCTATGACCACAGCTATTATTTCGTATCGACCTTCCTTGCCGAGCATATCGCCTGGCATGCCGCGCGGCTGAAAGCGTGA
- the purU gene encoding formyltetrahydrofolate deformylase, with translation MKGRGVSSWILTLTCADRVGIVAGVSGFLADRDGFILDSQQYADLETGRFFLRLVFQAGGPRFPDDEALRGDFAPLAASLGLDWSLTPGDARPRMVVAVSKGSHCLADLLHRRASNALAAEIVAVVSNHDTLRGLAEWHGVPFHHLPVDAANRAEQEAAILALMAEAQAEYLVLARYMQVLSPALTAALAGRCINIHHSFLPGFKGAQPYHRAHARGVKLIGATAHFVTADLDEGPILEQAVERVDHRATVDDLIRIGRDIEARVLARAVHAVGEHRVFLNQGKTVVFQ, from the coding sequence CTGAAGGGGCGCGGCGTGTCGAGCTGGATCCTCACGCTCACCTGCGCCGATCGCGTCGGCATTGTCGCGGGCGTGAGCGGCTTTCTGGCCGATCGCGACGGCTTTATCCTCGACAGCCAGCAATATGCCGATCTGGAGACGGGGCGCTTCTTCCTGCGCCTCGTCTTCCAGGCGGGCGGCCCCCGCTTCCCCGATGACGAAGCGTTGCGCGGCGACTTCGCACCGCTCGCCGCCTCGCTGGGACTAGACTGGTCGCTGACCCCCGGCGATGCCCGTCCGCGGATGGTGGTGGCGGTGTCGAAGGGGTCGCACTGCCTCGCCGATCTGCTTCACCGTCGTGCGAGCAATGCGCTCGCGGCGGAGATCGTGGCGGTCGTCTCCAATCACGACACCTTGCGCGGACTGGCGGAATGGCACGGCGTGCCCTTCCACCATCTGCCCGTCGACGCGGCCAACCGCGCCGAGCAGGAAGCCGCGATCCTCGCGCTGATGGCCGAGGCCCAGGCGGAGTATCTGGTGCTCGCCCGCTACATGCAGGTGCTGTCGCCTGCGCTTACCGCGGCGCTGGCGGGACGCTGCATCAACATTCATCACAGCTTCCTGCCCGGCTTCAAGGGCGCCCAGCCCTATCACCGCGCGCATGCCCGCGGCGTGAAGCTGATCGGCGCGACCGCACATTTCGTCACGGCGGATCTGGACGAGGGGCCGATCCTCGAACAGGCGGTGGAGCGGGTCGACCACCGCGCGACGGTGGACGACCTGATCCGCATCGGCCGCGACATCGAAGCCCGGGTCCTCGCCCGCGCCGTGCATGCGGTGGGCGAGCATCGGGTGTTCCTCAACCAGGGCAAGACGGTGGTATTTCAATGA
- a CDS encoding VOC family protein, which yields MFSHVMLGANDIEASKAFYDAVLGALGIPPGRIDPKGRVIYMHDGGLFLLTRPIDGEPACHANGGTLGFAAATTEAADAWHAAGVAHGGTACENPPGWRDGPFGALYLAYLRDPSGNKICALHRKPA from the coding sequence ATGTTCAGCCACGTGATGCTGGGCGCCAACGATATCGAGGCGTCCAAGGCTTTTTATGACGCGGTTCTGGGTGCGCTCGGCATCCCGCCGGGTCGCATCGATCCCAAGGGCCGGGTGATCTACATGCACGATGGCGGCCTGTTCCTGCTGACCAGGCCGATCGACGGCGAGCCCGCCTGCCACGCCAATGGCGGCACGCTCGGCTTCGCGGCGGCGACCACCGAGGCGGCCGATGCCTGGCACGCCGCAGGCGTCGCGCACGGTGGCACGGCGTGCGAAAATCCGCCGGGTTGGCGCGATGGTCCGTTCGGCGCCCTCTATCTTGCCTATCTGCGTGATCCTTCGGGCAACAAGATCTGCGCACTGCACCGCAAGCCGGCCTGA
- a CDS encoding S-(hydroxymethyl)glutathione dehydrogenase/class III alcohol dehydrogenase — protein sequence MKTRAAVAFEAKKPLEIVELDLEGPKPGEVLVEIMATGLCHTDAYTLDGLDSEGLFPSVLGHEGAGIVREVGAGVTSVKPGDHVIPLYTPECRQCKSCLSGKTNLCTAIRATQGKGLMPDGTTRFSYKGQPIFHYMGCSTFSNFTVLPEIAVAKIREDAPFQTSCYIGCGVTTGVGAVVNTAKVQVGETVVVFGLGGIGLNVIQGARLAGAGQIIGIDVNPDREAWGRKFGMTHFLNTKGMSREQIVAKVVELTDGGADYSFDATGNTEVMRTALECCHRGWGESIIIGVAEAGKEIATRPFQLVTGRVWKGTAFGGAKGRTDVPKIVDWYMNGKIAIDPMITHVLTLEEINKGFDLMHAGESIRSVVVY from the coding sequence ATGAAGACCCGCGCCGCCGTCGCCTTCGAAGCGAAGAAGCCGCTGGAGATCGTCGAACTCGATCTGGAGGGGCCGAAGCCCGGCGAAGTGCTGGTCGAGATCATGGCCACCGGCCTTTGCCACACCGATGCCTACACGCTGGACGGCCTCGATTCCGAGGGCCTGTTCCCCTCGGTGCTCGGCCATGAAGGCGCGGGCATCGTCCGCGAGGTGGGCGCCGGCGTGACCAGCGTGAAGCCGGGCGACCATGTGATCCCGCTCTACACGCCCGAATGCCGCCAGTGTAAGTCGTGCCTCTCGGGCAAGACCAACCTGTGCACCGCGATCCGCGCCACCCAGGGCAAGGGGCTGATGCCGGACGGCACCACCCGCTTCAGCTACAAGGGCCAGCCGATCTTCCATTACATGGGCTGCTCGACCTTCTCCAACTTCACCGTGCTGCCCGAGATCGCAGTGGCGAAGATCCGCGAGGACGCGCCCTTCCAGACCAGCTGCTATATCGGCTGCGGCGTCACCACCGGCGTCGGCGCGGTGGTCAATACCGCCAAGGTGCAGGTGGGCGAGACCGTGGTGGTGTTCGGCCTGGGCGGCATCGGCCTCAACGTGATCCAGGGTGCCCGGCTCGCCGGCGCGGGCCAGATCATCGGCATCGACGTCAACCCGGACCGCGAGGCATGGGGCCGCAAGTTCGGCATGACCCACTTCCTCAACACCAAGGGCATGTCGCGCGAGCAGATCGTCGCCAAGGTGGTCGAGCTGACCGACGGCGGCGCCGACTACAGCTTCGATGCGACCGGCAATACCGAGGTGATGCGCACCGCCCTCGAATGCTGCCATCGCGGCTGGGGCGAATCGATCATCATCGGCGTGGCCGAGGCGGGCAAGGAAATCGCCACGCGGCCGTTCCAGCTGGTCACCGGCCGTGTCTGGAAGGGCACCGCGTTCGGCGGCGCCAAGGGCCGGACCGACGTGCCGAAGATCGTCGACTGGTACATGAACGGCAAGATCGCGATCGACCCGATGATCACCCACGTGCTGACGCTGGAGGAGATCAACAAGGGCTTCGACCTGATGCATGCGGGCGAGAGCATCCGCAGCGTCGTCGTGTATTGA
- a CDS encoding DUF4126 domain-containing protein, with protein MPPLVLALLIGGVAGLRSMTAPTAIAWAAYAGWLPLGGTWLGWMGWWGTPWIFSLLAIGELVADKLPTTPSRKAPPGFIGRLVSGALCGAAIGLAASSLPLCIAAGLVGAVIGTFGGHAARMGLCRAFGTDLPAALVEDLAAIGIAAFAVASL; from the coding sequence ATGCCGCCCCTCGTCCTTGCCCTGCTGATCGGCGGTGTCGCCGGCCTGCGTTCGATGACCGCGCCGACGGCGATCGCCTGGGCGGCCTATGCTGGCTGGCTGCCGCTCGGCGGGACCTGGCTCGGCTGGATGGGCTGGTGGGGAACGCCGTGGATCTTCTCGCTGCTGGCGATCGGCGAACTGGTGGCGGACAAGCTGCCCACCACGCCCAGCCGCAAGGCTCCGCCGGGCTTTATCGGGCGGCTGGTGTCGGGCGCCCTGTGCGGCGCCGCGATCGGGCTGGCGGCGAGTTCGCTGCCGCTGTGCATCGCGGCGGGGCTGGTGGGTGCGGTGATCGGCACGTTCGGCGGCCATGCCGCGCGGATGGGGCTGTGCCGCGCGTTCGGTACCGATCTGCCGGCCGCGCTGGTCGAGGATCTCGCCGCGATCGGCATCGCTGCCTTTGCGGTGGCATCGCTGTGA
- a CDS encoding FAD-containing oxidoreductase: MSRKFDAIVIGAGQAGTPLAGRLSDAGMSVALVERHLLGGTCVNTGCKPTKTWVASAYAAHMARRAADFGVTIDGEVGIDFARVRARAETISADSRASLRQWIDGMANCTLFFGHARFESPRRVRVGDTVLEADRIFLNVGGRALVPDMPGVDDVPFLTNSTILKLDAVPRHLVVVGGSYIGLEFGQMFRRFGAEVTIVEKGASLIGREDPDISDAVREILEAEGIAIRTGAECIRFARAGEDVLVGVDCHEGSPEVLGSHVLLAVGRTPNTDDLGLDAAGVQTDARGYVQVDDRLRTNVDGIWAMGDCNGRGAFTHTAYNDFEIVADNLLDGADRKVTDRIPAYALYIDPPLGRVGMGEAEAKKAGHRIEVGRRPMTRVGRAVEKDETLGFMKLVSDADTGRILGGAILGTSGDEAIHGVLDLMVKQGTATDLAHAVHIHPTVSELLPTIAGERNPA; encoded by the coding sequence GTGAGCCGGAAATTCGACGCGATCGTGATCGGTGCCGGCCAGGCGGGCACGCCGCTCGCCGGGCGGCTGAGCGATGCCGGCATGTCGGTCGCGCTGGTCGAGCGGCACCTGCTCGGCGGTACCTGCGTCAACACCGGCTGCAAGCCGACCAAGACCTGGGTCGCCAGCGCCTATGCAGCGCACATGGCCAGGCGCGCCGCCGATTTCGGCGTGACGATCGACGGCGAGGTGGGCATCGATTTCGCGAGGGTCCGCGCGCGGGCGGAGACGATCTCCGCCGACTCGCGCGCTTCGCTTCGCCAGTGGATCGACGGCATGGCGAACTGCACGCTGTTCTTCGGCCATGCCCGGTTCGAATCGCCGCGGCGGGTACGGGTGGGCGACACGGTGCTGGAGGCCGACCGGATCTTCCTCAATGTCGGCGGCCGGGCGCTGGTACCGGACATGCCGGGCGTGGACGACGTGCCGTTCCTCACCAACAGCACGATCCTCAAGCTCGATGCGGTGCCGCGCCATCTGGTGGTGGTGGGCGGCAGCTATATCGGGCTGGAATTCGGCCAGATGTTCCGCCGCTTCGGCGCCGAGGTGACGATCGTCGAGAAGGGGGCGAGCCTCATCGGCCGCGAGGATCCAGACATCTCCGATGCCGTCCGCGAGATCCTGGAGGCCGAGGGGATCGCGATCCGCACCGGTGCGGAGTGCATCCGTTTCGCGCGCGCCGGCGAGGACGTGCTGGTCGGCGTCGATTGCCACGAGGGCAGCCCCGAAGTGCTCGGCAGCCATGTGCTTCTGGCGGTCGGCCGTACGCCCAACACCGACGATCTCGGGCTGGACGCGGCGGGGGTGCAGACCGACGCGCGCGGCTATGTGCAGGTGGACGACCGACTCCGCACCAATGTCGACGGCATCTGGGCAATGGGCGACTGCAACGGCCGCGGCGCCTTCACCCACACGGCCTATAACGACTTCGAGATCGTGGCGGACAATCTGCTCGACGGCGCCGACCGCAAGGTGACCGACCGCATCCCCGCCTATGCGCTCTATATCGATCCGCCGCTCGGCCGGGTCGGCATGGGCGAGGCCGAGGCCAAGAAGGCCGGGCACCGTATCGAGGTGGGCAGGCGCCCGATGACGCGGGTCGGCCGCGCGGTGGAGAAGGACGAGACGCTGGGCTTCATGAAGCTGGTCAGCGACGCCGATACGGGCCGTATCCTGGGCGGCGCGATCCTCGGCACCAGCGGCGACGAGGCGATCCACGGCGTGCTCGACCTGATGGTGAAGCAGGGCACCGCGACCGATCTCGCGCATGCCGTGCATATCCACCCGACCGTCTCCGAGCTATTGCCGACCATCGCCGGCGAGCGGAATCCGGCCTGA